A single genomic interval of Fibrobacter sp. UWB13 harbors:
- the nuoL gene encoding NADH-quinone oxidoreductase subunit L has protein sequence MISLGLIPLFPLLGCIILGAIAVISSGSKKGPAEGFVGTLAVLFPALSFAGVALLSLNMPEGGVRETLCNWIDIPMFRVDIGFLFDGLSRIMLLFVTGIGSLIALYSIGYMHGDRGFARYFAYINLFLFSMIVLVLSDNLLLTFLGWEGVGLCSYLLIGFWNKDIKNCHAANKAFIVNRVGDIGFLLGMLCLVTIGGSAILNYDVLSNFISMVISGNHVDLVIPVLSIAGILFFIGCTGKSAQIPLLTWLPDAMAGPTPVSALIHAATMVTSGVYLLARLGSMFALLPVVLDIIVVVGMLTAFWAAVAGLFQNDIKKVLAYSTISQLGYMFMASGVCAFDASIFHVFTHAFFKAALFLGAGAVIHALSGEQDMRKMGGLLKKTPVTACVMIFAFLAIVGFPGFSGFWSKDLILEKIFMSGTMGQAVYVVGLITAVITAVYMGRLIILTFFGSYRGSKESEEHIHEAPAVMLIPMVILAFGAVFAGYLWADSIGIKFFAETLAPVVGAAQAYNTPAVVTHVNPVVFAALGTVAALLGMFIAYKIYANARIPAAKGSSAPEGGKATWTFLFDSIHKYVGIIPVNVLAWICDVVVDKILAAAQWTIGAIATILGDGAASFQVRKVRLQIALSILGLVALLAIVILTGGTL, from the coding sequence ATGATTTCTCTTGGTTTGATACCTCTCTTCCCGTTGTTGGGATGCATTATCCTCGGTGCTATCGCCGTCATTTCTTCGGGCAGCAAGAAGGGCCCTGCTGAAGGTTTCGTTGGAACTCTCGCAGTCCTCTTCCCGGCTCTCTCCTTTGCAGGTGTTGCTCTCCTTTCGCTTAACATGCCGGAAGGCGGCGTTCGTGAAACGCTCTGCAACTGGATCGACATCCCGATGTTCCGCGTGGATATCGGATTCCTGTTCGATGGTCTTTCCCGCATCATGCTCTTGTTCGTGACGGGTATTGGCTCCCTCATCGCTCTCTACTCGATCGGTTACATGCACGGCGACCGCGGCTTTGCCCGTTACTTCGCCTACATCAACCTCTTCTTGTTCAGCATGATCGTGCTCGTGCTCTCGGACAACTTGCTCCTCACGTTCCTCGGTTGGGAAGGCGTGGGCCTCTGCTCCTACCTCCTCATCGGTTTCTGGAACAAGGATATCAAGAACTGCCATGCCGCTAACAAGGCTTTCATCGTGAACCGCGTGGGCGATATCGGCTTCTTGCTCGGTATGCTCTGCCTCGTGACGATTGGTGGCTCTGCTATCCTCAACTACGATGTGCTTTCGAACTTCATCAGCATGGTCATCAGCGGTAACCACGTTGACCTGGTTATCCCGGTTCTCTCTATCGCTGGTATCCTCTTCTTCATCGGTTGCACGGGTAAGTCTGCTCAGATTCCGCTCCTCACCTGGCTTCCGGATGCTATGGCGGGTCCGACTCCGGTTTCTGCCTTGATCCATGCCGCAACGATGGTGACTTCTGGTGTCTACTTGCTCGCCCGTCTCGGCAGCATGTTTGCCCTCCTCCCGGTGGTGCTTGACATTATCGTGGTGGTCGGTATGCTCACTGCTTTCTGGGCTGCAGTTGCAGGTCTCTTCCAGAACGACATCAAGAAGGTGCTTGCTTACTCTACCATTAGCCAGCTCGGTTACATGTTCATGGCTTCTGGTGTTTGCGCCTTTGACGCTTCTATCTTCCACGTGTTTACGCACGCCTTCTTCAAGGCTGCACTCTTCCTAGGCGCTGGTGCCGTGATTCACGCTCTCTCGGGCGAACAGGACATGCGCAAGATGGGTGGTCTTTTGAAGAAGACTCCGGTGACTGCCTGCGTGATGATTTTTGCGTTCCTCGCGATTGTAGGCTTCCCGGGCTTCTCTGGTTTCTGGTCCAAGGACCTGATTCTCGAAAAGATTTTCATGAGTGGCACGATGGGCCAGGCTGTTTACGTCGTGGGTCTCATTACGGCTGTGATTACCGCTGTCTACATGGGTCGCCTCATTATCCTTACGTTCTTCGGTAGCTACCGCGGTTCTAAGGAAAGTGAAGAACACATCCACGAAGCTCCGGCTGTCATGCTCATCCCGATGGTGATTCTCGCTTTCGGTGCTGTGTTTGCCGGTTACCTTTGGGCTGATTCCATCGGCATCAAGTTCTTTGCCGAAACGCTCGCTCCGGTCGTTGGCGCCGCTCAGGCTTACAACACTCCGGCTGTGGTTACTCACGTGAACCCGGTGGTCTTTGCCGCTCTCGGTACGGTGGCTGCACTTCTCGGTATGTTCATCGCTTACAAGATTTACGCCAATGCCCGTATCCCGGCTGCTAAGGGTAGCTCCGCTCCTGAAGGTGGCAAGGCTACGTGGACGTTCCTGTTCGATTCCATCCACAAGTACGTGGGTATCATCCCGGTTAACGTGCTTGCATGGATCTGCGATGTCGTTGTCGACAAGATTCTCGCGGCTGCCCAGTGGACGATTGGTGCAATCGCAACGATTCTCGGTGACGGTGCCGCCTCGTTCCAGGTGCGCAAGGTTCGCCTCCAGATTGCCCTTAGCATTCTTGGCCTGGTGGCGTTGTTGGCTATTGTTATTTTGACTGGAGGTACTCTCTAA
- the nuoK gene encoding NADH-quinone oxidoreductase subunit NuoK codes for MELQAIYVQILALVIFAIGLMVAVSRRNVFFVLMGVELALNAVNLSFVGFAKTLPAEASIVGQVVPLFSIAVAAAEACVGLAMVILIFRNRESVDADTYSNMKG; via the coding sequence ATGGAACTCCAAGCTATATATGTTCAGATCTTGGCCCTGGTCATTTTCGCCATCGGCCTCATGGTCGCGGTCTCTCGCCGCAATGTGTTCTTTGTGCTGATGGGCGTTGAACTTGCCCTGAACGCCGTGAACCTCTCTTTCGTGGGCTTTGCAAAGACGCTCCCTGCGGAGGCAAGCATTGTGGGCCAGGTGGTTCCGCTGTTCTCCATCGCAGTCGCTGCCGCTGAAGCTTGCGTCGGCCTTGCTATGGTCATTCTCATTTTCCGCAACCGTGAAAGCGTTGACGCCGACACGTATTCTAACATGAAGGGGTAA
- a CDS encoding NADH-quinone oxidoreductase subunit J yields the protein MLALIYFIVLAVIAVGSAVCVLLSRHPLYGALSLVASMVSLAGIYGLLGSPFLGVVQIMVYAGAIMMLLTFVIMVLNGARDSHTPMFDKVSLFVIPAVIVLAGLVGFALVRAPIAFDAATVRGSVAITSKTLFDVAQSGPGYFVLFEVLGVLLLSAMGAAVLLAKKRLGSVESEKTEDKH from the coding sequence ATGCTTGCATTGATTTATTTCATTGTCCTCGCAGTAATCGCAGTCGGCAGTGCCGTTTGCGTGCTCCTCTCTAGACACCCGCTTTATGGCGCCCTCTCGCTGGTCGCCTCGATGGTGTCTCTTGCCGGTATCTACGGTCTTCTCGGAAGCCCGTTCCTCGGCGTCGTGCAGATCATGGTCTACGCAGGTGCAATCATGATGCTCCTCACGTTCGTGATCATGGTCTTGAATGGCGCCCGTGACTCCCACACGCCGATGTTTGACAAGGTTTCGCTCTTTGTGATTCCTGCCGTCATCGTGCTTGCTGGTCTCGTGGGCTTTGCCCTCGTCCGCGCCCCGATCGCCTTTGATGCTGCAACGGTTCGCGGTTCTGTGGCAATCACTTCCAAGACTCTCTTTGATGTAGCTCAGAGCGGCCCTGGTTACTTCGTGCTTTTCGAAGTCCTCGGTGTGCTTCTGCTTTCTGCCATGGGTGCCGCAGTGCTTCTCGCCAAGAAGCGCCTTGGTTCTGTGGAATCCGAAAAAACGGAGGATAAACACTAA
- a CDS encoding NADH-quinone oxidoreductase subunit I: MRVIKQKPMTVIERLYIFEAIRGLWTTLKHAARGLFRYEELPTISYPEGQPEIRNTYRAKHRLMLRPDGTPRCVACGMCAAACPAHCIFIEATQSDDPRIEKRVMRFDIDHLTCVFCGLCAEACPVDALRMDTKQIIFEHRSREDFVAHLYDLTNWDPKDYPNDEQSQMAPGGTKNAEARKVWGMEVK; encoded by the coding sequence ATGCGCGTTATTAAGCAAAAACCGATGACCGTCATTGAACGCCTTTACATTTTCGAGGCGATTCGCGGTCTGTGGACAACCCTTAAGCATGCGGCTCGTGGCTTGTTCCGCTATGAAGAACTTCCGACGATTTCTTATCCGGAAGGTCAGCCCGAAATCCGCAATACCTACCGTGCCAAGCACCGCTTGATGCTTCGCCCGGATGGTACGCCTCGCTGCGTGGCCTGCGGCATGTGCGCTGCGGCTTGCCCTGCCCACTGCATCTTCATCGAGGCAACGCAGAGCGATGACCCGCGTATCGAAAAGCGCGTGATGCGCTTTGACATTGACCACTTGACTTGCGTGTTCTGCGGTCTTTGCGCAGAAGCTTGCCCGGTCGATGCCCTCCGCATGGATACGAAGCAAATCATTTTCGAACACCGTTCCCGCGAAGATTTCGTGGCTCACCTTTACGATCTCACCAACTGGGATCCGAAGGATTACCCGAATGACGAACAGAGCCAGATGGCTCCGGGCGGTACAAAGAATGCCGAGGCCCGCAAGGTCTGGGGCATGGAGGTCAAATAA
- a CDS encoding complex I subunit 1 family protein: MDIIESKTWIEWAITIAKFAFCFVPVLYILLLIPMERRGAGFMQDRQGPNRSYIKIPYFGKIRLLGYVQNMCDGTKLFFKEMFAPAGVNKLLYYVAPAIPFAIVFLSPCVIPWFGPMIFDWGGETVRIAGSIIDSDVGVLLLFGFSSISAYGAMLAGWASKSKYSFLGALRTSSMTISYEVCLGLSLMGILLLAGSFNLTDIVQWQENHVWGIVAQPVAFFCFLIASIAETGRAPFDVAEGEPELVAGYHTEYGAMQFGLFYMGEYSHICINSFLIATLFLGGYAVPFVTTETMQEHMGGSLAILCGVLAFIALAFLHMIYRYSRKLKATNLTNRFEILKEYKLYKIVAWVAAAAFIALGVCAWFFYNPENFVVNGLAVGSFATAVGTALIHLLVLVAKSLIFCWVWIWVRWTLPRFRYDHVMHLGWKIILNIALINLVVTAVIAKLLGGN; this comes from the coding sequence ATGGATATTATTGAATCCAAAACCTGGATTGAATGGGCAATTACGATTGCGAAGTTCGCTTTCTGCTTCGTACCTGTCCTTTACATCCTCCTTTTAATCCCGATGGAACGTCGTGGCGCGGGCTTCATGCAAGACCGTCAGGGCCCGAACCGCTCCTACATCAAGATCCCGTACTTCGGCAAGATCCGCTTGCTCGGTTACGTGCAGAACATGTGCGACGGTACGAAGCTCTTCTTCAAGGAAATGTTTGCACCGGCTGGCGTGAACAAGCTCCTTTACTATGTAGCTCCGGCAATCCCGTTCGCTATCGTGTTCCTCTCTCCGTGCGTGATCCCGTGGTTTGGACCGATGATCTTTGACTGGGGTGGCGAAACGGTTCGCATTGCAGGTTCCATCATCGATTCCGATGTGGGCGTGCTCTTGCTCTTCGGTTTCTCCTCGATCTCGGCTTACGGTGCCATGCTCGCTGGTTGGGCTTCCAAGTCCAAGTACAGTTTCTTGGGCGCTCTCCGTACGAGCTCCATGACCATCAGCTACGAAGTCTGCCTCGGACTTTCGCTCATGGGCATTTTGCTCCTCGCCGGTTCTTTCAACCTCACGGACATTGTGCAGTGGCAGGAAAATCACGTGTGGGGCATCGTTGCCCAGCCGGTCGCATTCTTCTGCTTCCTCATTGCAAGCATTGCTGAAACGGGCCGTGCTCCGTTCGACGTCGCTGAAGGTGAACCTGAACTCGTTGCCGGTTACCATACGGAATATGGTGCTATGCAGTTCGGTCTCTTCTACATGGGCGAATACTCGCACATCTGCATCAACAGCTTCCTCATTGCAACACTGTTCCTTGGCGGTTATGCCGTTCCGTTTGTGACGACCGAAACGATGCAGGAACACATGGGTGGCTCCCTTGCCATTCTCTGTGGCGTGCTCGCTTTCATCGCTCTCGCTTTCCTCCACATGATTTACCGCTATTCCAGAAAGCTCAAGGCAACGAATCTTACAAACCGCTTTGAAATTCTCAAGGAATACAAGCTTTACAAGATTGTGGCCTGGGTCGCTGCCGCTGCATTTATTGCTCTCGGTGTTTGCGCCTGGTTCTTCTACAATCCTGAAAACTTCGTGGTGAACGGTCTCGCTGTCGGTAGCTTTGCAACCGCAGTCGGTACGGCACTCATCCACTTGCTCGTTCTTGTGGCAAAGAGCCTCATCTTCTGCTGGGTCTGGATTTGGGTCCGCTGGACGCTCCCGCGCTTCCGCTATGACCACGTGATGCACCTCGGCTGGAAGATTATCTTGAATATCGCCCTCATCAACCTCGTGGTGACTGCGGTCATTGCAAAACTTTTAGGGGGTAACTAA
- a CDS encoding 2Fe-2S iron-sulfur cluster-binding protein has translation MSNYYNMPKLPTEASPKVEIFVDDKAVMVPGDTNLLEALKAVGIETPHVCYHPYLPVSGNCRQCLVEQEGPRGRMLVISCYTPVTPGMKIYTPASSARVKNARKATQEFMLVNHPLDCPICDKAGECTLQENYMEAGQNEGRLRPEYGKNYHGNPEHQFIDAKGQLRGGKHVDIGPRILLDEERCVQCDRCVRFMRSIAKDEQLQLAGRADHTYITTFPGEKLDHEYDLCVTDVCPTGAMTAKYFRFQKRVWLLAHTPTISMDDSLGANIWLDHADGRIYRVMPRCNPEVNRSWLSNTSRLAFQQFDKNRLPAIDASALQLVGGKVALVAGGACTNEDLAALKMLKEALGDRAELFGGSLLKVNAPDGIAKSGDPVANRAGMLLMGFADVAELLKRAGEFSNLITVNADLYGEDAAAAKALDKISNRIALSAFDDATAKKAKVAFGIRHWSEVQGTMVNSLNILQKLSAAPTCPDEKLAPAYEVISALAGNKFNSACEAFKKAREYVPAFADITYDAIKSTGKLLGGNA, from the coding sequence ATGAGTAACTACTACAATATGCCGAAACTCCCGACCGAAGCAAGCCCGAAGGTGGAAATCTTCGTGGATGACAAGGCCGTGATGGTTCCTGGCGATACCAACCTCCTCGAAGCCCTGAAGGCTGTCGGGATTGAAACTCCTCACGTATGTTATCATCCGTATTTGCCGGTGTCGGGTAACTGCCGTCAGTGCCTGGTAGAGCAGGAAGGCCCGCGCGGTCGCATGCTCGTGATTTCGTGCTATACTCCTGTGACTCCGGGTATGAAGATTTATACACCGGCATCCAGCGCCCGCGTGAAAAACGCCCGCAAGGCCACACAGGAATTCATGCTGGTGAACCACCCGCTCGATTGCCCGATTTGCGACAAGGCCGGTGAATGCACCTTGCAGGAAAACTACATGGAAGCAGGCCAGAACGAAGGCCGCCTCCGTCCGGAATACGGCAAGAATTACCACGGCAATCCGGAACATCAGTTCATTGATGCGAAGGGGCAGCTCCGTGGCGGTAAGCATGTGGACATCGGTCCGCGCATTTTGCTCGACGAAGAACGTTGCGTGCAGTGCGACCGTTGCGTACGCTTTATGCGTAGCATCGCGAAGGACGAACAGCTCCAGCTTGCTGGCCGTGCCGACCATACTTACATTACTACCTTCCCGGGCGAAAAGCTCGACCATGAATACGACCTCTGCGTTACGGATGTATGCCCGACGGGCGCCATGACGGCAAAGTACTTCCGCTTCCAGAAGCGCGTTTGGCTCCTTGCCCACACGCCGACGATTTCGATGGACGATTCCCTCGGTGCAAACATCTGGCTTGACCACGCCGATGGCCGCATCTACCGCGTGATGCCGCGTTGCAACCCGGAAGTGAACCGCAGCTGGCTCTCTAACACGAGCCGTCTTGCGTTCCAGCAGTTCGACAAGAACCGTTTGCCGGCAATCGACGCTTCTGCACTCCAGCTGGTTGGCGGTAAGGTCGCCCTCGTTGCTGGTGGCGCTTGCACGAACGAAGACCTCGCCGCTCTCAAGATGCTCAAGGAAGCTCTCGGTGACCGCGCTGAACTCTTCGGTGGTTCCCTCCTCAAGGTTAACGCTCCGGACGGTATCGCCAAGAGCGGTGACCCGGTGGCAAACCGCGCAGGCATGCTGCTCATGGGTTTTGCAGATGTTGCAGAACTCCTCAAGCGCGCAGGAGAATTCAGCAACCTCATCACGGTGAACGCTGACCTCTACGGCGAAGACGCTGCTGCAGCTAAGGCTCTCGATAAGATTTCGAACCGCATCGCCCTTTCCGCTTTCGATGACGCTACTGCCAAGAAGGCGAAGGTCGCTTTCGGTATCCGCCACTGGAGCGAAGTCCAGGGTACGATGGTCAACAGCCTCAACATCTTGCAGAAGCTCTCTGCTGCTCCGACTTGCCCGGATGAAAAGCTTGCCCCGGCTTACGAAGTGATTTCCGCTTTGGCTGGCAACAAGTTCAATTCGGCTTGCGAAGCTTTCAAGAAGGCTCGTGAATACGTGCCGGCTTTCGCCGACATTACCTATGATGCCATCAAGAGCACAGGAAAGCTCCTGGGAGGTAACGCATAA
- the nuoF gene encoding NADH-quinone oxidoreductase subunit NuoF, with translation MAECVKVCTQNFGKGAQDIEVYKKLGGYSNISERLFNMSQFELIDYVQRSNLRGRGGAGFPTGMKWSFVPRGTGKPVYIVVNADEGEGGTFKDHFLMLEDPHRLIEGLIIAAWALGSRAAYIYCRGEFLPCIEALNKALNQAYAAGYLGENICGTKFSFDIFVHRGAGAYICGEETALINSLEGQKGQPRLKPPFPAVCGAWKSPTCVNNVETIMSLPWILSHDPSDYAKMGTPRAGGTKVFCISGDVKNPGVYEAPLGTPMMTMINDYAGGVVGGKLKAVLPGGSSCAPLTAEEAAVATMDYECLASMKTMFGSGAMIVINDTHNMADLLNCLGNFYSHESCGQCTPCREGTGLLHRILNQMVAGNGHDGDVELMQSLSSGFGGVTICPLSISLGGPVSSYTAKFRADFDEYIAKNPEHAKPRIQETSRPGIFW, from the coding sequence ATGGCTGAATGTGTAAAAGTTTGTACGCAGAACTTTGGCAAGGGCGCCCAGGATATCGAAGTCTATAAGAAGCTGGGTGGCTACTCCAACATTTCTGAACGCTTGTTCAACATGAGCCAGTTTGAGCTCATCGATTACGTGCAACGTTCTAACCTCCGCGGACGCGGTGGTGCAGGCTTCCCGACTGGCATGAAGTGGAGCTTTGTGCCGCGTGGTACGGGCAAGCCGGTTTACATTGTCGTAAACGCTGACGAAGGCGAAGGCGGTACCTTTAAGGACCACTTCCTCATGCTCGAAGATCCGCACCGCTTGATTGAAGGCCTTATCATTGCCGCTTGGGCTCTTGGCTCTCGCGCGGCCTACATCTACTGCCGTGGCGAATTCCTCCCGTGCATCGAAGCCTTGAACAAGGCTTTGAACCAGGCTTACGCTGCTGGCTACCTCGGCGAAAACATTTGCGGCACGAAGTTCAGCTTTGATATCTTTGTGCATCGCGGTGCTGGCGCCTACATTTGCGGTGAAGAAACTGCTCTTATTAACTCTCTTGAAGGCCAGAAGGGCCAGCCGCGCTTGAAGCCGCCGTTCCCGGCTGTTTGTGGTGCCTGGAAGTCCCCGACTTGCGTGAACAACGTCGAAACCATCATGTCGCTTCCGTGGATTTTGAGCCACGACCCGAGCGACTACGCCAAGATGGGTACGCCGCGCGCCGGTGGTACGAAGGTGTTCTGCATTTCCGGTGACGTCAAAAATCCGGGCGTGTACGAAGCTCCTCTCGGCACTCCGATGATGACTATGATTAACGATTACGCCGGTGGCGTTGTGGGTGGCAAGCTCAAGGCTGTGCTCCCGGGCGGTTCCTCTTGCGCTCCGCTCACTGCAGAAGAAGCAGCAGTCGCCACGATGGACTATGAATGCCTCGCCTCGATGAAGACGATGTTTGGTTCTGGCGCTATGATCGTGATTAACGATACGCACAACATGGCAGACCTCTTGAATTGCCTCGGCAACTTCTACAGCCATGAATCTTGCGGCCAGTGCACGCCGTGCCGTGAAGGTACAGGCCTCTTGCACCGCATCTTGAACCAGATGGTGGCCGGCAACGGTCACGATGGCGATGTGGAACTCATGCAGAGCCTTTCTAGCGGATTTGGTGGCGTGACGATTTGCCCGCTCTCCATTTCTTTGGGTGGCCCGGTCTCGAGCTACACTGCAAAGTTCCGTGCGGACTTTGACGAATATATCGCTAAGAACCCCGAACACGCAAAACCGCGTATTCAAGAAACAAGTCGTCCTGGAATTTTCTGGTAA
- a CDS encoding NAD(P)H-dependent oxidoreductase subunit E — MREHITGAVQFVSNNHLKFDRPAQPIDALPDPGQKFGYVNKPVPQPPTAEVLAKLNTPEIKERCADLLSRYPVGQAALLEVLWLVQGVFGWVPREGIRWAANVCGCAPAHALGVATFYTMYNHAPKGKFLLQFCRNISCTIKGAPSLIAYVEHALNIKTGETTPDGLFTILQVECLGSCGNGPMMLVNDDFATDADGDVLTMKPGTKLTTDSIDRILKWCYAHEDNIPKHDVLGGTVKGHCGHPGAPGAIAKPQVADYAPPSPVLNVKSEADETGATLTWKGAPEFTKIVVEKKNGNDWVAVGEPGVKDKSFVDPNGKVGDEYRMIATSGERVAKPSAVAVTKQKPAPEQKAV; from the coding sequence ATGAGAGAACATATTACTGGCGCTGTCCAATTTGTCTCGAACAATCATTTGAAGTTCGACCGTCCGGCACAGCCGATTGATGCATTGCCGGATCCGGGCCAGAAGTTTGGCTATGTGAACAAGCCTGTGCCGCAGCCGCCTACGGCTGAAGTGCTCGCCAAGCTCAATACGCCTGAAATCAAGGAACGCTGCGCTGATTTGCTCAGCCGCTATCCGGTCGGTCAGGCCGCACTTCTTGAAGTGCTTTGGCTTGTGCAGGGCGTGTTTGGCTGGGTGCCGCGTGAAGGTATCCGCTGGGCTGCAAACGTCTGCGGTTGCGCTCCGGCTCATGCTCTTGGCGTTGCTACGTTCTACACAATGTACAACCACGCTCCGAAGGGCAAGTTCCTCTTGCAGTTCTGCCGTAACATCAGCTGCACAATCAAGGGCGCTCCGAGCCTTATCGCTTATGTGGAACATGCTTTGAACATCAAGACGGGCGAAACGACTCCGGATGGTCTCTTTACGATCCTCCAGGTGGAATGCCTCGGTTCTTGCGGTAACGGCCCGATGATGCTCGTGAACGACGACTTCGCTACAGACGCTGATGGCGATGTGCTCACGATGAAGCCGGGTACAAAGCTTACGACCGACAGCATCGACCGCATCCTCAAGTGGTGCTATGCTCATGAAGACAACATTCCGAAGCACGATGTGCTCGGCGGTACGGTGAAGGGCCATTGCGGTCATCCGGGCGCTCCGGGTGCTATTGCAAAGCCGCAGGTTGCTGACTACGCTCCTCCTTCTCCGGTTTTGAATGTCAAGTCCGAAGCTGACGAAACGGGCGCTACCCTCACTTGGAAGGGCGCTCCGGAATTCACGAAGATTGTCGTCGAAAAGAAGAACGGCAATGACTGGGTCGCTGTGGGCGAGCCGGGCGTGAAGGACAAATCTTTTGTGGACCCGAACGGAAAGGTCGGCGACGAATACCGTATGATTGCGACCTCCGGTGAACGTGTTGCTAAACCCTCGGCTGTTGCTGTGACTAAGCAGAAGCCCGCACCGGAACAAAAGGCGGTTTAA
- a CDS encoding NADH-quinone oxidoreductase subunit D: MIVLDPNGEKLNLMPLNVGPSHPATHGCLRFLTAMDGETIVASVEEIGYLHRGFEKMVERGTWQQVVPYTDRLNYCSAIMNNIAFCRAVENMFQVEIPERCKVLRVIVNELSRINDHFVCVAAAFQDLGGTTPFMYAFNPREEIMCIWEKLTGARLTNSFARIGGLYRDSYEGFEQDVLAALNSTEKALKDLHACLDRNRIFLDRTVGIGKISAEKAISYGWTGPCLRASGVASDLRKDEPYYDYETYDWEVVVGTQGDCNDRLQVRLAEIEESVKIVRQALKRLAPGPVDIVDPRIRVPAHKLAYQDMEGLIGRFKSVYEGIRVPEGEYYCGSECANGELGFTIISDGSGHPYRIKVRPPCLTQFAAFHELVEGGLLADSMAVLSGLNIIAGELDR; encoded by the coding sequence ATGATCGTATTAGATCCGAATGGCGAAAAGCTGAATTTGATGCCCTTGAACGTTGGGCCTAGCCACCCGGCGACTCACGGTTGCTTGCGCTTCTTGACCGCTATGGATGGTGAAACCATCGTGGCATCTGTCGAAGAAATCGGCTACCTGCACCGCGGGTTCGAAAAGATGGTCGAACGCGGCACTTGGCAGCAAGTTGTCCCGTACACGGACCGCTTGAACTACTGCTCTGCTATCATGAACAACATTGCGTTCTGCCGTGCAGTCGAAAATATGTTCCAGGTTGAAATCCCGGAACGCTGCAAGGTGCTCCGCGTGATTGTGAACGAACTTTCCCGTATCAACGACCACTTTGTGTGCGTTGCTGCTGCGTTCCAGGACTTGGGCGGTACGACTCCGTTCATGTACGCCTTCAATCCGCGTGAAGAAATCATGTGCATCTGGGAAAAGCTCACGGGTGCACGTCTTACGAACAGCTTTGCACGCATTGGTGGCCTCTACCGCGATAGCTATGAAGGTTTTGAACAGGACGTTCTCGCAGCCCTCAATTCAACCGAAAAGGCATTGAAGGACTTGCACGCCTGCTTGGATAGAAACCGCATCTTCCTCGACCGTACGGTGGGCATCGGCAAGATTTCTGCTGAAAAGGCTATCAGCTACGGCTGGACGGGCCCCTGCCTCCGTGCATCCGGTGTTGCCTCTGACCTCCGCAAGGACGAACCGTATTACGATTACGAAACCTACGACTGGGAAGTCGTGGTCGGCACTCAGGGCGACTGCAATGACCGTCTGCAGGTTCGTTTGGCTGAAATTGAAGAATCCGTGAAGATTGTGCGCCAGGCTTTGAAGCGCCTCGCTCCGGGTCCGGTCGATATCGTCGATCCGCGTATCCGCGTGCCGGCTCACAAGCTTGCTTATCAGGATATGGAAGGCCTTATCGGTCGCTTCAAGAGCGTTTACGAAGGCATCCGCGTTCCGGAAGGCGAATACTACTGCGGTTCCGAATGCGCTAACGGTGAACTTGGCTTCACGATTATTTCTGACGGCTCTGGCCATCCGTACCGCATCAAGGTGCGTCCGCCTTGCCTCACGCAGTTTGCTGCATTCCATGAACTCGTCGAAGGCGGTCTCTTGGCTGACTCCATGGCCGTGCTTTCGGGTCTCAACATTATTGCTGGAGAACTTGACCGATGA
- a CDS encoding NADH-quinone oxidoreductase subunit C — MTVEEIFAALEGKFDVKREPLDKWGVTAVVAAPYLHNAVQFLKEESGIKFDMLVDIAGIDYLTYPNHEGPRFAVSYAFKSMKNPGARIRLKVLVSEENLKVPTISDLYANANWYEREVYDQFGVIFEGHPDLRRLLNHVEFVGHPLRKDYPAQKRQWLSTNDYLLPELEKRLEELGYKVIQRSKEVETNDNEFLEGSIKA, encoded by the coding sequence ATGACTGTTGAAGAAATCTTCGCCGCCCTTGAAGGAAAGTTTGACGTCAAGCGCGAACCGCTCGACAAGTGGGGTGTTACGGCTGTCGTTGCTGCTCCCTATCTGCATAACGCAGTCCAGTTCCTCAAGGAAGAATCCGGCATCAAGTTCGATATGCTCGTGGACATTGCCGGTATCGACTACTTGACTTACCCGAATCACGAAGGCCCTCGCTTTGCGGTCTCTTATGCTTTCAAGAGCATGAAGAATCCGGGTGCCCGCATCCGTCTTAAGGTGCTGGTGTCCGAAGAAAACCTCAAGGTCCCGACGATTAGCGACCTCTATGCCAATGCGAACTGGTACGAACGCGAAGTCTATGACCAGTTCGGTGTGATTTTTGAAGGTCATCCGGACCTCCGCCGCCTGTTGAACCACGTTGAATTTGTTGGCCATCCGCTCCGCAAGGATTACCCTGCCCAGAAGCGCCAGTGGCTTTCGACAAACGACTACCTGCTTCCGGAACTCGAAAAGCGTCTCGAAGAACTTGGCTACAAGGTCATCCAGCGCTCTAAGGAAGTGGAAACGAACGACAATGAATTTTTGGAAGGGAGTATCAAGGCATGA